The window tgaaatattatcttCATATCACCTGATAACATGTCATAAATAATACTCTTTATATTTATATGATCTATTTCTATTTAGCAATTTAAACTCGTGGGTGAAACTTCgtaacatggtatcaaagtcaGTATAATCTCTTCTGCGAGTGTGTTTTTCGAGTTACACTTCCTAATAACAATGAAGGGTTGAATGTACTAGCTCTCTGTTTGCAAGGAAGACActtctttttgccatttttggtGAGGCGTTTGTTTGTTGATCTTTGGTCATTTTAATTAAGATGAAGTACGAGAGTTTAATCATACATACTGCTGAATAATGATGTGATGTCCAAAGGGGTTGAATCATGCACCTACCGAAATTAATAACGTTTCATCTCATTTACGTgccgactttttttttctttttcacttccCCTAGAAAGACAAATCATAAATGACGTATCAGTCCGGAACACATTCTATTATCCTCGACGTGGAAAGATGTAATTCACTAAGCATGACGCAAAACGATTCAATTTAGTTGCACCCAACATCGATTCATAGTTTTATGAAATTATTGGTCGCCGACCATTAGGCCGCAAGCCACCACATTTGCTTTGCATCTCTTTCCTTTACATCGAATAAAGGTTTTCAGAGTACAACATACAAAATTCCTAGGAAAGTAAGAGATCCTCGCGAGGCAATTAGGAAACTCCATAGGCTAGATTTGAAGGTACGAAAGTTAGATTGTCTCGCCCACCTCGCAGGTAAGATAAGATGCTGCCTAGAGCTCCCTTAAATCTAGGTTAGCAAAGCGATGGTTCCCCACCgttcaaaatgcaacaactCCCTCTTAGAATTTAGTATAATTCAATAAATTATTGGTGGTGCGGGTATTAGCATATTACTAGGGCCGGGACCGAATAAATTTTGGTGCGGCGGCTCTGTCCATGATTTCATCTTCATTAACTTTTGATTTCAAAAGGACCaaattgtttgtttaatttCAGTGGAGAGGAAGGGTGGGTAATGACCTtactttcaattattttaaattccTGGCACTAGCATAACGGAAAGCGAAAAAATGAATCATTAGTTGGACCCACCCAAGGgataaaatttcacatggtgAAATACCATTGAtattaccgaccaaaaaaagaaataccaTTGATATTTTACCactttagttataaacttttggattatgtcaatttagtattgaactttttatggtttgtcAATGGAGTCTTTAAACCTATTATTTAGATAATTGGTTGAAAGGGCTGCATTGACAAactgtcaaaagatttaagacttaatttataaatcgtcaaaaaatttatgaccaaattgacaaatcgttcaaaaagtttaaaattaagcTTAtgattgagtttttttttgggtcggtaaGCTTATGATTGAGTTGACCATTGTATAATTATGTCGCATTTTGCGTCACAATGCCCGCCGCTAAAACAATGCCACAAGTGAGCTGAATTTGGTCATTTCTAGAACTTGAAAAGAGAAGGAATTCTATGCATTGCACCGAGTCATCGGGACTTGGACAGTCGCGAAATATCTGCAACATATGGATTTGGTCTCCTCCTTGAGATCTCACTTGGCAATGTCTTCCGATTCATGCATTGTTTTTGCAGGTTGTGAAGGGTCTACTTGGCCGTTAAAGAAAGAAGCTTTTTATTAAATTCTCACGAACAATTTCAGTACAAACCAACCATCTCGCGAATACTAAACGCGGTGAAATATCATCTTACCACATCGAAACCCAATGCATCATGCGCAGGAATCTTTATTTGGCCGAAAATGAATGCACCATGTCACTGTCTGATCAGTCGTGTGCAATTTTGCACGTCGAAATGTATCAGCAAGCTCACAAGGACTTCAGCCGCTGAGCGAACAGGCTAGTTGTAAAGGGCCGCGGTTTGGGATGTCTAGTCGAAGGAACTGGGTTTGGAACCCGGTAAGGAAAGAAATCTCGCAGATTTCAGGCTAGCTCAATGCGATGCACCGACTTTGGGTCTGTGATGAAGAACTCAGCTGAAAGAACGCAATTCACACAAGGAAAGCTTGCGCAGAGTCGAGAGAAGCTTTCTTCTTTCGATCAGAGAGAGTCAAAAGACTCATGTTCTAGGACAAACAAAAGATCTACCCAACACAGGGAGATGGGCAATTTCAGTAGGCAAGACGAAGTAAAATTTCTGACCAATCTGCTCTTGACCAGCTAGTTTACGTATATACATCCGATCCTCACGGGAAGAAAACCTCATCACCGACCCCTAAACCTAAGATCTCTTCTCCTGCAACTAACCTGAAAACTAGCAGATCTCCCAAAAGATAGCTAGCATGGAAGACACTCAACCTGTAGAGTGGCAATCCAAGAACTTTTCAGGAAAATAGCTTCTCTGAGttaaaattcttgaaaactCGTGAGCTAGCTTCTTCATCTTCTAGTCTTGCTGGGAAAATCTAATGACCCATCTTGCATTAACTTCGAGCTGAGACTCTGGAACCTTTCCCTTGAATATTGCCTGGATGCTTTTCTCCAATCCGTGCCCGCTTTCATCATTGCGGCAAACTCCTCGTAACTTATCCTCCCATCCTGCAAGATAACAACCACGACTTGATTTATTGAGTCTCAATAAATTATGCAATCGATAAAaacagtaaaaagaaaagggcaaatgGATGCTGGAAAAGTGAAGTGTCAACATTATAAGAGCTTCTTTAAGACAGGATACCTTTAAGGCTGAATTCAGTGGGAAATGCAATTGAATCGTAAAGTATGCCGTTACTTCTTTAGAGAAAATAGTACTTGCTAACCTTGTCTGTGTCCACGTCATGCATTATGCCATTGATAACTTCCTCACTGGTGGTGTCCTCATCATCTTTTAAAGCATGTCTCAGCTCTTCAATCTCTATGTATCCACTCTTGTTTTGGTCAAAGAATGCGAAAGCTTCATGTAGATGCTCATCTTTTGCCATCTTTTTTAGGTGAACTGAAATGGCAACAAACTCCCTGTAATTCAAAGCCCTATCGCGATCAACATCAGCCTGCGCAGaaaaaaattgccataattAGATACGAAAGAAGACCTTGCGCCTGGCGCTCATTTCACTTAGTGGGTGAGAGAACTTGTAATCATCAACTTCCCTCATTCCTTTTGTATTAGCATGAAGTTCACACTCCTGCTTTCAATATTCTGTGTAGAAACCAACCCTGAATGACATTGGGTTGACTACATTGAATCTTCCCTAATCGTGATTTCACAAAGCCAGGAGAAGAAAACAACCAGAACATTCTAGATGGTGCTAACATCTAAAGGTCTTTTCTGAATCATACTGGTCGAGAGTTTCAAAAGGCCAtcaaatttttgtcattttaaagGTTTGGGGCAACAATACACTGTAGGTGATCCAGAACAAGATTCAGAAAGAGTCTCCATTCACAGAATAAGAATAGATTTTGCAACACACTGTAGCACCCATAAGAATCTCTGAAGTTTGGATTTTGACACAAGTTAAGTTTCTCGCCTTTCCGGTTTCTCATTGCCTATATCAAGGCTAGAGAACATCCATATCATAAAGCTCCATGAACTCCAAATATTCACAAGCCCAAAGAGGACATTAAGGTCTACGAGTGAATAAGTACTTACCGCATCCATCAGAATTTGTAGTTCTGCATCAGGAATTTGATGGCCCAGTTTCTGCAACCCAATCCGAAGCTCATCAAGGGTTATTTTCCCCCTTTTGCCAGTGTCCATCAATTCAAATGCATCTTTTATGCCAGCTACCTCCTCCCCCGTCAAGTGATCAGCCACTACCTACATAAAAAAATGAGCACTCTACAAGTGAGAACCAAAATAGTACATCTTGATGGAGAAAAGAatgtagaaaataaaaaaatttaagcatCGGTTCTAAAGTGTAACTTAACATAGCAAGAACAACAGCAGAAATTTACCCGCAAAGCTCTCTTCTTGAGCTTGTTCATGACAGAAAATTGCTTCAGCCTACTTTTCACAGTTTCACCCAGGTACACATCAGGAGCCTTCTTGGCATTTCGCATCCAAGGATGATCTGCCAGAAAAATATGAAGAGTTAGTATTTCTTATGACAACTATGAtcagaggaaagaaaatatgaGTGATCAGACCAAACTAACCATACCGAGCACTTCCTGAGCAGTAAGCCGCTGGCCAGGAATAGGATTAAGCATTTTCCTTACTAGGTCTTTTGCACTATCAGAAACTTTAGGCCAAGGGTCTCTTTTGAAGTCAACGACAGAACGAATAATTGCTTGAGCCACACCTTGCTCAGTCTCTGGATCAAAACATAACATGTTCTGTCAGATGAGAACCACTCTAAAATGATAAGAGCCAATAAACCAACAATCTAGATTAACAACTAGTCGGCATTGTCAGATTGAGTCAGAACATGGGCTCTAGAAACAAAAATTACCTCTCCAACCTTTAAATATATTGGGCCTGAACTCTCTGGcgttaaaactaaaaaaaaaaatcaaactgacCTGCCCAGAAAGGAGGAACACCACAAAGCAAAATATATAGTATCACTCCAGCACTCCAGATATCAACCTCTGGGCCATAATTTCGTCTCAAAACTTCTGGTGCCATGTAATAAGGACTTCCCACTATCTCGTCGAATCTCTCACCTGCATGAACAGCATGCTTCAGGTACTTAATTGATTATTATATAACATCAAAAGCAtgtcaaaagggaaaaaaaatgtcagAGGAAAGCATGAGTTAGTGTTGGTGGCTGTGATAGTAGTTTTTGTCAGTTTCATTATTGTCCCCTGGTGATAATGTAAAATGAAACAAAGAACCAACTCCATAAGTTGAAATTTACAGTACCAGGTTTGAAAAATACTGATAATCCGAAATCAATAGCCTTAAGTTgggaattttctttcttattggcGAAGAGAAAATTCTCTGGTTTGAGATCTCGATGCATCACTCCATGCCCATGGCACATCTGCAACCAAAAAAGTGAATCAGAAAATTAGATGACAGCGGggatcaaatttttcaaaaaggagcGAGACTGGCCAAAATCAGTGAAGAACAGAGTACACAGAATCAGCCCAATTATCCCGTGAGAAGTAACCAAACCCATCCAATGAAACCATTTGATCAACTCGGCAAAATTTATCGAGCAAACATAGAAGTATCGTTGTAAATGTGGACTTTCAAAGGCCAAAGAAACCTTCTTAGCACTTGCAAACAGCAGGCGAAACTGCCTATATTACTGCCCCAAATGACAAAAGCACAAAGAAAGAACTAGCAGCCAGCCTCAAGAATTAACATGCCGACAATTTTTCCTTCATGTCTCAAAGCCATCAGCAGGCAGAAGCCAATAACTAGAACGCTCTGACTCATCTAAGACACCTAACACAATTAGACCAAAAAATGACTGATTCAACACAAAGCAAAATTGCCAGTCCTATAACCAAAAACAGACTGAGGGGGGTTAACCGAGCCTGCCACCCTCCTGGCGACTCCATCCTTAGTACAACTTTCTGCGACATGCACTATAATCAacaaaatttcatgcaaaacgTTATGTCCCCAACCAagaaaatttactaaattcttTTACCTCGCCACCCAACCGTAAGTTTCTGAATTCACCACTGTATAAACGTAGCTATATCCAACCCATCTTCATAACACATGACCAATCAACAATGCTCAAACTTACAACAAGCAATCACAAGCACAACCTATCATCCAAACACCAACAAATCCCTCAAAATTCTGCAAGACCAGAATCACAATCACCAACAGAATGCGAGCGCGCGCAAACCTGAACAACTTCAACGATGGTCCTCATCACATTCGCAGCAGCCCTCTCAGTGTAATGCCCTCTGGCCACTATCCTGTCAAACAGCTCTCCCCCCTCGCACAGCTCCATCACTATGTGAACCGCCTCGTCGTCCTCGTAAGTGGCCTTCAGCGACACAATGTTGGGGTGGTCCGGCAAGTTCTTCATGATCTGGACCTCCCTCCTCACGTCCTCCACGTCCACCGCCGTCCTCAGCTTCCTCTTTGATATGGACTTGCACGCGAGCCGCTCGCCGGTCGACACGTCCGTGCACAGGTACGTGACCCCAAACTCGCCGCGACCCAGCTCGCGACCGAAGTCGTATCTCGCCGAGATGTCGCGGCCCGTCGGGTCTCGCAGCACGACGAGATTGCTCTCGGGCTCGAACTTCGGGTAGGTGCTGTAGAACTGGGTCGAGAACGGGTTGGGCCTGTTCCTGTCCTTCCGGTCCCTCTGTTTCGGCGACGACGAAGGAGCGGGAGTCACGCAACAGTTGCCCATGATTCAAGAACCCGTCGAATCCACCGGCGTCTTGTCGGAGATGACTTTGTCGGATTTTCTGACGACCCGGGAATGCGAGGGAAAAGAAGGGTAAAAAAGGGCAGTCGAAAGATCCAATCTTTTTCGGATTCTTTTTTGTCTCCTTCTCCAAAAAGATCAAAGAAGAAATGGGTCGGCGAGTTTGAGCTCTGGAATTTTTCGGGCTGGACAGGAAAAATTCCAGATTCGAAGAAGAGGGCGTTAGCAGAGGCGGGCTGGATGAAAATTCATGCAAGAACGGGTGGGAAAATGTTTCGTTTCGGGAAAGGAAGAATGACGGGCGACTTCCCCGGTCGTTAGTCGTTATTCTCTCGAGTGGAGGATGAAGGCTGAGGGCAAATttagaaaggaaggaaaaaggaaacagaCGGGAGAGGCCTTACGCAACGAATCACCGAATAAACAGGGGAAGAAAAGGACCCGAAAAATAGCCATCCGCAGGAAGCGGAAGACGCATAGAAGAATCGAGGAGAAgtggaaaaagaacaagaacaggAACAAGAAGAATAGAGAAAGAAACGTGGAGCGGGTGCACAGCTGAGGCCAGCAAGCGAAATGCTAAACGCCGCCGGCGACAGGGAGCGCCGGTCGGAAGACGAGAGAAAGTGAGAATCTTTGCATTTAATTCTTtctagaagagagagagagagaagaaagtggCTGGTGTTACAGGCGACATGAGGGACGTCTCTCTCCGTTCCGTCGCATTCAATTCTTCCCGCGGTCGGCATCCGATGACGGAATTCTTTCTAGAAGGAGCTGTCGAAAAGTCAAAGCGGCCCTTCTCTCTTCGCTCTCCTTACATGCTAAGCAAACTCCCctgttgatttcttgattttctttgggGAGATTGTCCATGGAGTGCCATGTCGATTTCATCCGGTTGAATTATGGGGGATGGTTGTTAATTGATGGAGAAACTTTTCTACAAACTCCTACTTTACATTAATGAGGTATTTAACACTTTTTAAACACACGATTAAGTCCGATCAGACATGTCGCTCAAACGATCCTTCAAGAGTTTTCACTTCTGACAATTTTGATGCCCACTATTAGAGGTATTTAAATGGTTTGATGACTTGTTTAtcaacccatttatgatttgTGAGTTAGTTAAATTTGGTTGAATAGGTCAATATGAATTTGAGTAATAAAATCCAATATAATGTGGGGTTTTAATGAGTCTAAAACTCAACCCCCCTGCAATTCATCTTTTGGTCGATCGgcccctctctcttccctcttcttaCATGGTAAGCAATCCCCTGTTGATTTATTGGTCATCTTTCGGGAGATTGTCCATGGAGTATCATGTCGACttcatgcagaattcatctgAGCGATGATTATCAATTGATGAAGAAACTTCTTTACAAACTCCTACTTTATATTAATGCAATGTTCGACACTTTTCGAGCACACTATTAAGTTCGATCAGACATGTCACTCAAACAATCTTTGAAGAGTTCTTACTTCGGCAATTTCGATTGCCCATCATTAGAGGTGTCTAAATGGCTTGAAGACTCATTTATTAATCCATATATGATTTGTCTAGAGATATATGAGTCGGCTAAATTTTGTTAAATAGGTTGATAAGAGTTTGAGTAATAAAATCCAATACAATGTGGGCTTTTAATGGGTCTAAAGCGCAACCCACCTGCAATTTGTCTTCACTTCTCTTCAGGTTCGGGTTCGGGCTAGAGTTTTTCAGGTGAGACAACTTATTTTACAGTTTTGATCTTACGAGCtttagaaaatcatgaagattagTATATGATTTTACTTGTCAATattaattgactaattatttttaaaagacgTCAGATACATCATTGTGAAACTTGAAAAACttgcaataaaaaataaaaatcccaaacaagGTGAAAAGAACCTTATATGTATAGCATAAATGTTATTGTTTTTAAATATCTGTGTTTTAGTAACATGTGTTGAAAATGGATTGCTATGCTTATAAAGATGTTAAAATAGGTTAAatggattaatttaattttggaccatttctaACCTAACCAAACCCGATATGATCCATCCATTCGATGGTCCTCCCTATAATTGTCATCCATCCATTGTGTCCACCGCCAACTCCTTGAACCAACTCTTTCGCCAGAAACAAATGTTAGTGGATATAGGACTCATCAATCACTGGCCAGCCTGATTGAAGAAAAACGTGGCCCTTGATGGTAACTAGAAGAGGCAATATAGATATTTCGTCAATTCGATGTCTTCATTGATTTCAGAACGATTTAAATTCGTGTTAAAGGTGATTATTCAAGCCAcactttcccttcttcttttcttaattgagttttctttttccatactGTTGCATACGTGCGTGTCTTTTTGGCTATTTTGGAGTGAGCTTATAGGAAAAAGACATCTATGATGACTTGGCTGGTCCAGTCACCATCGACTGGAGAAACGTGGTGAGGAGAGATAGGCGTCTCCATCAGGCACCGCAAAGTAAAGTATTTGGCCAATTTCATCTAGAATGCAGGAGACTTGTGTGGCCGGTTTAGCTTGTTCCCTCCGATCTCACCGGGTCTGGTATTCCGTGACGTTTGGTTTGGGAAAGAATTGCCCGGGAATTGTGTGACCGTCCCAGCTCGCCGGAGCAGCGTATGCTGAACTTCACCGTGACGAATCTGTCGATGAGGCCTATCAGGTCAGGGTCGCTTGTACTCTGCGTGGCCTTTTGGTATGTGTGGCAATGGAGAAATAAAAGAGCCTTTGAACCTGAGCTTCTATTACAATGTAGGTTCAAGACATTGCATCCGCCTAGATAATCGAAACAATCGCTTAAACGGGTGAACGAAATACCGATGGATGTCGGTTACCCAGTCCTAGTGGTTGGCAAATCAAAGACCGATGGTTACTCGAAAGGGAACATGGGCCTTTGCTTCGGCAAATGGTCTACCTCGAAATATAGAAAAAGGTTCGAAAGCATTCGTTTTGAAAAGTGAGTTTACAATCAACTAACACGCTTATTCAAGCGAGTTGCTAGTCTTTTATCGGGTGATGATATCATACTATATAGTTCATAGAACTATTAATGTCCCTTGtgcatattaattttttacaaacTAATAAGGAAAGTCATTTTTGTACGAATCGATTAGCCAGTTGGGTTTTATTATTCAGAGATGCTTGCATAGTTCACCTATTGCTTACTTGAAAATAATCCTTCTTGAGTAGTCGACTTGACATCGATTGTTctcgtgctttttttttaacagtatCGTGCTTTGACTAATCAACAATTCTAGTTGAACATCAAGATCGTTGTACTTCAAATTGACATATGATTGAACATCaagaaaggacaaaaattttGACGATTGGGTTCTAAAGCCGATGAAATGAATCTATATAAATCTTTCCGAAGGAATAAGAGTAAGTCTTTGATTGTAAAAAGAGAGGACAAACAACTAAAATAAACTATTAGGAAACGACTGAAAATATATTGCAATGAAGTAATCCATTGATAGAGATAAAATCTTGTTCATCCTATGTTTGTATGTCTCCAATCCCCTTAGATATGCTGCTTTTATAATCCATTGGTGGCTGGCCTCTCCTAATAAACGTTCCTGCTAATTGAAACTTGGTTTTCGCTTCAAATTGGATAATAACTGATTGACTCCGTAATAACTCTTTGACTgcaaatattaattaatgtcTTTCATAATTGTCCTGGCCTAAGAGTTTGAGTGCAATAACCATTCCCGCTATTTATCACGGCCAGATTTCGAGAGTTGATGTCAATGCTTCTCGACTCCTAACATTGACCTGATCAACATGAACTCGACCATCAGTCCATGAACAAAAGTTGATGAACGAAAACTGTTCTTGCCCTCTCGACTTAACCATATTAACTTACAATCGACCTCGACTTGTATTTAGTCAATGGCTTTGCTTTACCACTAGGACCCAGCTTAGGACATTCCCTCTTTTGTCTTGATAGGCCAAGCGCATTCTCATTGATATTGGCCCTAGTTAATATTACTCAAAGCTATGGTCATTGCACAGTCGATGGCATCAATTCTTGTTAACTTCAATTCCTTGACATCAAAGTTGATTTTTCTTGGGTGGATTTTTCTTGGGTGCCAACaccaaataaatataaaaaaagaaaattgaagcttTTAACTCCAAAGGGTAAATAATTTAATCCATCTTTGGACTATTCGAATAGGATGAAATTAATGATCAAACATCAAATGGCTTAATTAAAAGCGTTTAATCCACTTTATGTGTTTCGCATTGCCACGGTGGGTTTTTAAATTGAGTTTCACAAACTACGTTTCTCTTACCCAAACTAAAAACGTATGCTCTATTTAATTTCCAATAGTAAATTTCATTTGATGAGAATTTATTAATTCTTAAGTTACattgtgttatttttttttttataattttacataagaattttgaaatttaatacaGAACAGTATTTTTGgaaacaaatattaaaaaataaaaaaaaaaatggtctgACTCGAATAGACTTGAACCGAGCGGAATAGTATTGGTACAtgcatcttttattttcctaggaCGGGCCTAAAAAGAGTCAATCCTGGTAGGCCActaatttgttcatttttattttgtttatatttgaatttagattcatttgtttaaatttttttgttgaacCATTGTTTCTTGAagggaaaatgatataaatagttcatgaactttggcctaatgtgtaatgtgattcatgaatttttaatttatttaatgtaattctCAAACTTTTGGTATACGTTCAATTTGatccctaaactatataaaaatgttcaatattatct of the Eucalyptus grandis isolate ANBG69807.140 chromosome 10, ASM1654582v1, whole genome shotgun sequence genome contains:
- the LOC104421510 gene encoding calcium-dependent protein kinase 7, whose amino-acid sequence is MGNCCVTPAPSSSPKQRDRKDRNRPNPFSTQFYSTYPKFEPESNLVVLRDPTGRDISARYDFGRELGRGEFGVTYLCTDVSTGERLACKSISKRKLRTAVDVEDVRREVQIMKNLPDHPNIVSLKATYEDDEAVHIVMELCEGGELFDRIVARGHYTERAAANVMRTIVEVVQMCHGHGVMHRDLKPENFLFANKKENSQLKAIDFGLSVFFKPGERFDEIVGSPYYMAPEVLRRNYGPEVDIWSAGVILYILLCGVPPFWAETEQGVAQAIIRSVVDFKRDPWPKVSDSAKDLVRKMLNPIPGQRLTAQEVLDHPWMRNAKKAPDVYLGETVKSRLKQFSVMNKLKKRALRVVADHLTGEEVAGIKDAFELMDTGKRGKITLDELRIGLQKLGHQIPDAELQILMDAADVDRDRALNYREFVAISVHLKKMAKDEHLHEAFAFFDQNKSGYIEIEELRHALKDDEDTTSEEVINGIMHDVDTDKDGRISYEEFAAMMKAGTDWRKASRQYSRERFQSLSSKLMQDGSLDFPSKTRR